From Manduca sexta isolate Smith_Timp_Sample1 unplaced genomic scaffold, JHU_Msex_v1.0 HiC_scaffold_3255, whole genome shotgun sequence:
tattcAACGCCAAatacttgaaaaatatatatctagaaataattagacgatttcaattattttaccATTGTGATTGTATTTTTCCTCCATTGGCATTCTACTAAATTATTTAGCCTATCTGTTACGTGTTTGTAATATTACTtcgtatttacatttaattgcaCACCAAgtgaataaaatgcattattaaaGCTAAGaggcttttaattaaaatgtgcaCGACTACATATGCCGATACATGAATCTGCACCCAATACTTATCACTGGTTATGGATCATTATTTAGAGCAAAGTAATAACTGGGCTGTACGTAAAGTTTTGCTGATTAAAAGGAggtaaatatcaatatttcaattttatttctgtatagtGTGTTTGTGagttaaacaaaaaaagaacaagTAATATTGTTATTTCCTCGAATTGCAATTTCAAATTGATGTACTTTTCATTACCTAAAATTAGTGTCtacattcaatataatttttacacgtAAACGCGGCTGCTTTGGCttgatttttctttaatatttgtaaaagacGATTTCAGAATCAAGACGGTAATTTTCAACtacaggtattttttttacatttgaagTAATCCAGGAGtatcaataaaatctaaataaaaagcGACGATTCCAATTCACACAAACTTCAACACTTTTaactgacaaaaaatatttatacaaaaatgtaatatcaATATATAGTGTCAGTCTACTTACTAGTAAAGGTTGACGCACACTCATCGCTCGGGCGATGTATTGCCTTGAAGATATTATGAAAAACAGAGTTATATCACGTAGCTagtatgttttagctgccatgAAGGATACTGATATATGTTGTACTTCTATCTCTTTCTATTTAGTATACGCgattggcaaacgtagcgtgcgACGTCCTCTGGCTAGATGGCGGGACAACTCACACAATAGGGCCGGCAGGGACTGGATGCATAAaacagcagaccgggctctgtgacGTACCCTAGGAGAgcctatgtccaacagtggactgtaacgggctgatgatgatgatgatatgcaATTTTTAGAGCGAGGAAtatgaaaacatattaatatattgtttctgcatttaaatattatatcaactaTTTGTAAACTGTAATGCTATACCATATAGTCCAATTGCCGACACTTTATCTATAGAGATAGAGTCGATTAATGTGCGTCAACCATTCTATAAACTATCTGGGCTCAAAAGGCAAGACTTATTGGTGAATACCCTCTATGAAGATTTATAAACGCGACTGCAGTTCTATTCTGTATCATTCTGGTGTCACTATAAATTCGATACCAGAAAACCAAGAAGACGGATTTtttctaatgttattttttaaggaATAGAAGTAGCTTCTATCACTCGATACAAAATGTTTGTGCGAACACGTGGTCTGGGGCAAAAGTTTGGCAAAGGCTGGAGTTAAACCGGATAATATGGATTATAAAAAACGATGGAGTTTAAAACTATCGTATGAAGCTAAACGCGGCGAGAGATCAATATTATTCGAATTTCGATATCGAACTTTGACAGAGAAATCGAgaggtttcttttatttttgtatatttacacTTTACGTATTTATACGTAgaataaattccaaaaaaatcGATATTAACCAATGatatcgataatcgataaaaCGTGTTTCTACATCCCAAACGAAAACCATAATCAAATTTTGGACCAGACAAAGAACTCAACAGGCACCTAAGGCCTGTATAATATTCGCTACTCCCGCCGCGTCACAAGCCGAATGAAGCTACACCAAGCGCGATGACTAGTTGATGGAGAAGTTCTGCGTGAAGTCGTACTCGATGGTGGGGATGACGGTCTGCACGAACTTCAGGAACACTATGAGATACGAGTGCACGCCCATCTCGCCGCCGCTCTCTGTCACTGTCTCGATTATCTTCTTCATCACTTCCGCGTGTctatggaatataaaaatattactctcAGTGTTTGGAAgtacaatacattattatatgttaGAAACTATCAAGAATatgaataataactaaaatacttGTAACTGACGCAAACCTACAGAGGGATTTATATTGCTGTTTGTATGCATCACAATCTTCCCCAGGTGGCTCCAgatttcttaaataattatgagcATTTCAAAAGcggacgaacgtccgcaggttcaaatcccaagggcaagcCTCAGACTTATCTTAAGTTATGTGTGTTTCTTTAATTAATGACTCGCAAGAGACGCGTGTAGCTCACGTGCCTTTCAAAAACGCGCATTTGCGTTACATTCGTCAAATATCCACACACCTTAAAGGTATCAATAACGGAATACGAAATGAGGGGAATCATCAATGGATTGATGACTTTGGGGCTGGAATTTTTTCGTGCCTTTGTTAGTGTACTCACCGGCAGGGTGTACGGACGCCATGCTGGGTCCGGATAGATGCGGGTGCGACTCCATGGTGACGGTCTTCTTGGCGTGGTCCTGC
This genomic window contains:
- the LOC119192839 gene encoding ubiquitin-like-conjugating enzyme ATG3, with translation IDYINRFECPQSTDLAPRKDPKPKVEKKSKVEGDEIIKTRTYDLHITYDKYYQTPRLWLIGYDENRTLLSVEAMYEDVSQDHAKKTVTMESHPHLSGPSMASVHPAGEHAEVMKKIIETVTESGGEMGVHSYLIVFLKFVQTVIPTIEYDFTQNFSIN